ccctgtcccctctctctccctttgcccttatggtccagcatttacctATCTgctatcccttcccttcctctatgagtagggttaccattttttgtcccccaaaaaggaggacacatgccccaccccatctcacaccctcaccccgccccctgtcacacccttgctccgcccctgtctcgttttcccctccccctctcacatACCCTGttgcccccctccccgtcacccccctccccttaccttactactgccctggtggtctagtgacctcttcggggcaggaaagagccccctctttcctgcccggagcgctgccctgtatgcatccttcctgttggtgatctcggcgctgattcaaaatggccgccaagagttgaagtctcgcgaggtcacttcaactctcagtggccattttgaatcggggccgaggatcaccaacaggaacgatgcatgcagggcagcgctccaggcaggaaagagagggctctttcctgccccgaaggcggaagaggtcactagaccaccagggcactagtaagtaaggggaggggaagctagcaatctgcccgtttgtccggatttctggacaaacgggcagattggcaaaacccgcccagttgcccggacatgccctcaaaaagaggacatgtccgggtaaatccgaacatatggtaaccctatctatgagtcagcagctccttgtctgcttctgtcaccttcccctccctccctccctccctcccccaaaagtgCACCTTCAATGTTCAGTGGCTGGAAACAGTAACAAGAAACTCAGTCCAGCCATAGGAGATGTGGTTACACTAACCTCGGTTCTTGGGAAGCAAACTGTGCTTAGAAGGCTCTCAGTTCTGATGGCTCTGTACCCCAGAGGTAAGCATGATTTGCTTCTGGCAACCCAGGAAGGAGTGCAGAAGAGTAGCCACATCTCTTGAGTCCAGGCTGAGTTTCCTGCTGCCACTCTCCCCTCTGAACCTCTGCTGTTTGTGTCAGCCCTACAACACACCTTCTTTGTGTTTGCAACACACTAGGGTGTCACGATACACGGCTTGAGAACAGCTGTTGTACAATGATCATGCTTGTAGAGTAGAGTTTAATTGTCAAAATCTTGGAGGGCTAGGCACCTGAACATTATTTGAAGGGGACAGGGGCACAAGGCGAAAAGTTCACCTAGGGTACCCAAAATTCTTGCACCAGCCCTGAACGGGTCCCGATATTCAACTATCTGTTGAATTTCAGTGGATCTATAAGGGTAGTGGTGCTGAAAGCCATTACGGACCATCCTGGCACTACTGTGTAGCCCCATCTTTATGAAACTCTGTTCCAGCAATGCTCCGCTTTGAACTTACATTTCCTAAGTTTAAGGTGGCCCTTAAGACTTATTTATTCAAACTTGCATTTGGGGAATCTTGCATTAGTTTATTGTTGTCTCAGAATGATTGACGCTGTCCTAATTTTCCTCTGTCCtactaatggagttcttttctgtttctataatttattttattgtaaaccactatgtTGTATATTATGAATATACACCAAATAGGTTTTAACCATAACAATTGTGGATCATGGGAATTCTGTTACATGATATTCCATGTATTGTCTGGATAAATTTAAGAAAGCAAAAAGGATCGCCTCAATTTATCCAGGTTGAGCTGGATATCACTGCTATCTGGTTACTGGTTGCACTTGCCACTCTGTACAGACTGCTGCATGATCTGGACAGTGGTTCTAAATATATCTGCATAATTTAACACCGTGGCCAGGGCTTTAAAAAAACACCAACCACAGTACTTATATATCAGGGAAATACTTTACagcatgaagctacaaagtagtaaatttaaaacaaatcagagaaaaattttcttcacttaacgtgtaattaaactctggaattcgttgccagagaatgtggtaaatgcggttagcttagcagagtttttaaaaaggtttggacggcttcctaaaggaaaagtccatagaccgttattaaattggacttggggaaaatatttctgggataagcagcataaaatattttgtacttttttggggatcttgccaggtatttttgacctggattggccactgttggaaacaatatgttgggcttgatggacctttggtctttcccagtatggcaatacttatgtacttatgtaattacaaAATAGCATTCTGGCTTGTTACTACTATTTAAGTGTTTAAGTACACAGTTACCTGTGTGGAAGGCAGTATTCTCTAAATTTATGcatgccatggaggggcatttttgaaatgacgtctaagtctaagcgtccaaaattcaaaacaaaaaaaatgtctatcctttgttttcaaaactggctatttgctagttgtttttgtgctctgtgtgttttggtccattttcaaaaacaaaaaaatccaactACTAGGAACGCCCAGATTCCACTCTTAACactcccctgacatgcccccttgtgaattgaacacacttctgatggacttcatagaaaaacaccaaaaaattggtttcaaaaatacaaatttgacattgttgtgagaaaaatgtccacatgcagatttatgccaccttctggacgtttttctcttttgaaaatgagcccccacagGGGCTTaatttaggtgacctgttatagaatgaggcagTAAGGGGTTGAAAATTGCAGAGAATGGGAAGCCAGATTTTGACCCTGAGAAGAAACAGACTTTGTAATGAGCATTTTGAATGCCAGTTTATTTTACACATTAAGAGggccttttacaaaaccatgctagagtttttagctcacAATGAAAATCAGTTGGTGGTAAATGTTGTGATGCCAACGGGCATCTCAAGTGAACAATGAGACACCCATTGGTAttgtcagctgatttctactgcgagctaaaaacgatagcatggctttgtaaaagaccccctaacaggTTAGAGCTATtattaaataactagtaaaaaaggcccgtttctgaaacaaatgaaacgggcgctagccaggttttccttgtagtgtgtatgtttgagtgagtgtgtgtgtgatagtgactgtgtgagagagagagtgtgactgtgggattgtgtgtcagagagagattgagagttggtgcttgtgtatctgtgagtgtgtgtgtttaagAATGAGTGTgcgcgagtgcgtatgtgagacagttcTGGGTGCTTCTgtatctgtgagtgtgtgtttcagaatgagtgtgtgcgattGGGTATGTGAGACACAGCGAGTGTGAGAGAATGTGTTTTTCCGccattctcccttcccccactcctAGTGTTCCCGTTTGCCCCCAGTCCTGTTCCTCCCtttcgccccctcccccctctccctttctccccccacAATTGGCATCCTGCAAAGTTTGTGGCAGATTTGGAACCATGCGACCGTACCACAGCGAAGCGTCGCTCAGAGAAAGGGTGACAGCGAGTCCTGACACGTGCAATCTGGCGAACTGTAAGGCTTGTTTGTTAGATGTGTTCACGCTGCACGCAACTTTCTGCCCTCCCTCTGACTGAAAAAGTTGAGAGCAGCCTTACGTCGTGCGGGAGCGGGGAATAGCCGCTGCCTGGCGAAAAGGCAAGTGGTGCTATGCCCCGTGGAGCAAGGACAACAGCTGTGGCTGCAGCAGTTGGTGACTCGCACGTCCTTGTTTGTGTCAGCGGTGCGCAGGTACCGGAAATGACGCTCCCAGCTGATGGTGTCGGCTCGCACACACACCTCCCATTCGGCGCTCGTGATTGGCCGCCTTTATTTCCCTCGGCTTTCCACAAAAGCCGCTGCTGCACCTCCTTCGCAACCCTGATGGAGGAGgttgggaagaaaggagaagggcTAGCTGGAGGAAGAAGGGTTTACTAAGCTCCATGGCTGGGAGGGTTGACGCGCGAACTCAGTCAGTGGCACTTGCGGCACCTTCGAGTGGTTGGAGGTCGGTCCTGTAACCGGGTTGCTGCGGCCAGAGCGTGCGGGCAGTGAACATCGGGGAGGAAGGTGAGTGAGGGAGGGCTGAGGGCGGGGTGATGTGCAGTGGTGcccggggggagggagagagcgtgCTGCGGGTCCAAGGGCAGGGCTGGaagttggaggggagagagggagggtggtCCAGGAAGCGGCAGGAGGCAATCATAGCCAATCGGAGAGGGAGTGTGAGTGCtctgccctcgtcatcacgttgtgacacgagggcggggcacacagtaaTGGGGAAAAAGTGGTCTCGACGCCTcaacttccggttggaggcttcatttagaacgttggggttgcgaattatgtccggaaggggcgttgCTGAGGGCGGgtccatgagtgagagtgagtggtgcatgagtgtgcatgagtgttgctgacagtctagccttcagtgtttccctcccacagagtgagcttcagaatgttgcaggtgagaattatttatatagatagtgTTCTATGTTCTAATTAAAATCACTAGTGATCCACATTCAAACTCACTTAAAATTTTCATCTCATTCTACAaacatttttagacattttggtAGAAGATCCAGGATCAAAGTAACTAAAAAGTAACTTTAACtggtcacattaaaaaaaaaaagtcattttgtaACTCTTACTATTCGTATGTTTCTACCTAGTGATTGTAACTAGTTGCATATAAAACATAACTTACCCAACACTGAATAATAATTaagaatcataagtacataagtacataagtacataagtagtgccatactgggaaagaccaaaggtccatctagcccagcatcctgtcaccgacagtggccaatccaggtcaagggcacctggcacgctccccaaacgtaaaaacattccagacaagttatacctaaaaatgaggaatttttccagtccatttaatagcggtctatggacttgtcctttaggaatctatctaacccctttttaaactccgtcaagctaaccgcccgtaccacgttctccggcaatgaattccagagtctaattacacgttgggtgaagaaaaattttctccgattcgttttaaatttaccacactgtagcttcaactcatgccctctagtcctagtatttttggatagcgtgaacagtcgcttcacatccacccgatccattccactcattattttatacacttctatcatatctcccctcagccgtctcttctccaagctgaaaagccctagccttctcagcctctcttcataggaaagtcgtcccatccccactatcattttcgtcgcccttcgctgtaccttttccaattctataatCAGAATATAATATTATAAGGTAAAAGCCTGCCATTATGAGAAGTTGTAGTGCAATGTATTTCCTTTGCTGCTTCTTTCTTGGGAacgtagggcctgatattcagcgctatttaacttgTCAGGAGCGGCTCTTGGCCGGTTAAACAGCTATCTGCTagtattcagtgtgagataggtggttatctctgctgaatattagcgctaacCGGCTATGTTGCATGACTTAGCCAGTTGAGCGTCAATATTCAGTACTAGCTGGCTAAGCTTAGTGGTTAAGATAGGCTTGCTATTTATCCAGTCTATCTTTAATCGCTAAGAAtgtaactggttagcgctgaatattggcttaaccggttAAAGTTGCCATGGAtaaaactgaaactgaatattcaatgccagtttctggatacagcccggcattgaatattcagggttaGCGCCGATGGCAACAGCTAACCGTACTGCCTGCCGCCAACTGAATATTGGAGGGATGGTTTCTAGGGCCATTAAAATGACCCATTTTTCACTGTAGTCCTTCTTGGAATAAGAATGATAGACAGCAGTAGTGCTCTAGACCAGgtgttctcaaacctgtcctagggaaccaacagccagtcaggttttcaagatatccctaatgaatatgcatgagacaggtttccatgcctgtcacctccattatatgcaaatatttttcatgcatattcattagcgatatcctgaaaacctgactgggttggtGGTCCcttaggacaggtttgagaactactAGTCTAGACTTACAGAGGTTGattttcaaaagggtttaacccagtggttcccaaacctggttctggaggcacctcagccagtcaggttttcaggatatccacaatgaatattcatgagagagatttgcatgcactgcctccactgatgGGTTAAACCTCACTGAGTTGGCCATTCtcagatattcagcggcacttaaccagattgTGCCACTAACTAGTCCCTCTAGCCACCAAAACACTGATcagttagtgctggggcagtccagAGGCAGGACATaggtggaatcagcacttaaccagttagcagtgatattcagcctgctaaccagttaagtggatggataaagttaggacagcaaaaagtctatcctaactttatctgctaaactaaccactcattggtctgaatatcagccagtatgtGGTTAGCTTCCTGTTTGTCACTCTAACCCAAAGATTGAATCCCGGAGACCCAACGAACTctgcattgactatctggggtaACTCAGCCTCCAGCTGTGAACAACTTACAAGCTGCAGTGGGCTTAATATTGACCCCACAAATTTTATAGCAAACACTGAGTCGCAGAACAGTTTCTTCACAACGTTCCTACTTTCTTTGCACATACACACAGATACCCTTATCCTCATTGAAAGCTTTCTGTAATTATATGCAAAAGAGTTTTACTGAAGATGGAGCAGGAGACTTTGTTAATTAATAAATTAATTATTGAAAAAGTGTGCTTGACACAGCCACGTTTCGCCCAGCAAGGGCTGCAGACATCTGGTATTTTGGTATCTTTTTTCTTaatatttccctctctctctctggataaTGTTGGATTATAAATTCCTTCTGATGCCCTGCAACTCTTTCTAAAATCTTGGAACCCTGGAAAGCCAATTCATTTATACAATACTCTCTTCTATATTCGAGGCTAGAGTCACATCTCTCTTtggagtttctgtctcttccctgAAAACCCTCTGAAAGGCCTCTGTAATGAATCCTTTGGTAACTGGTTTCCTCTTCCTCCCTGCCAGGAAGTATATGAAGGGATTGGCAGTACTGTTGATGGTGCAGCAGAGTGTATTCCAAGAGAAGAAGTTGATAACGGATTGAATATCTGAAGTAACAATATTAAGGTAGACTAAAAGGTTCCACAGTTGTCCAGGCACAACAAAGACAAGGAAGGTGAGAACTGTTGCGACAATAACAACATAGATCTTTTGTGGAGAATGTTGCTGGGGACGCCTCCAGATCTTAATAATGAAGATTAAGTTGGAGGAAACCATGACTGGAAGGACCACCCCGAAGGATAAAGTGGCCAAGGTTATATTGACTGCTCTGCATTCCAAGGATCCTTTAAGGGTATCTTCCAAATGACAGAAAGAATAATCTAACATTGTCATCAGGCAGGAAAGTCCCCATAAGAGGAAACACACAATAGCAGATTGGTGCTTTGGGCGTCGACAGTGGTACCAGATTGGGAACTGAACAGATAGACACCTTTCTACACTAATGGCTGTCAGGAGAAAGAGACCATTTAAGTACGTAAATACAAGAACAATGATAAAAGGCCAAGTATGATTTTCAAGTGCTTTCAGTGACAATTTTATACCAGGGGTTACAACCAAAATATAGAGAAGGAGGACAAATAAACTGAAAAGAAAGATCAGATCAGCCAGAGCCAGGTTCAGGAAGTAGACCATGAATTTCTTTTGTTTGATCTGGAAACACAGGAACCAAAAGACAAATCCATTCCCCAGCAGTCCCAGCAGGGAGATGAGCAGAGAGAGCAAGAGCAGTACTTGCTGCTGGGAGAAGAGATCCAGGTATAGAATGTCTGTTGATGTCTCATTATCCCATTCTTGCTCTGTCACATTAAGGGACACTGTACTCAGTTCCCAAATAATGAGGTCTCCAGGAAaagatgcatttctgtttctttcctcCCAGAGGAGCTTCAGTTCTTTCAGTGGGTCCTGTTTACAAGGCGAAACAGAAAATCATCATTTTCTGTATAGTGCATTCTAGGAACATAACAGATGCTTGAATAGGGACCTGCAAGAAGCAGTGGCTGCAGCTGGAAGTGATGTTCATGGCTGAGAAGGGGCTTCTCTTCTCTATCAGCTGATATTGAACCAATGCTCCAGCTGCTACAGTTTGAACTAATATTAACAAGGATTCAAAACAGAAGGATCTCGTTCACTTAAACACAACAGGGGAACAACCTCATATCACAAAGTGCATTCAAAATAAATCGAAAAGATTTTGCACATTCATATAGGCTTCACAGTTCAACTGTGAAGCCTATATGTATGTGCAAAACCTTTTCAAGAATTTATTTTGCATTCATGCTGTGAACTAATATTACACTGATGCCTCTCTATGGTGAGAGGAGTTATCCTTCATTCAGATCACTAATGAAATAGATTTCCTAACATAGCATAAGCAGACACTCCTTAGAAATGGATCAGTGAATCAAGACAAAGCGTCGATAATCATCTGAACCAATATGAAATATATGACATGGCATTATGTTACAGATCTGAATGCCAAAGATATTAAGCTTAGTTTCACACATGTTTTGTATATTCTGGCAGCTGTCACAATTCCTCCTATCATGAGAAACTAGTTCTGAATAAACTCTGCCCTGATTTTCTTAGTCTTTAGGTACAAATGCGAAAACTTTCTTTATCACTGAAGGGTCGGGTGCTTCAGGATGGAATTCCTAGCTTACAAGTTAAAGGGTCCGATAATATATGTATGCTTGAGGTACTGTTTGgttgttttaaaaaattgtatgtaAAGTCCTGTGCAGTGCTTCAAATGGACTGCTGTCAGAGTGTTCCAGTTTATAACATTTCACAAATAAATTTCCCCACTATTACATTGTATAATACTATGGTACAAACACACATTTATAGTAGTGATCTATTTATTAATGTTTTGatgatgtggaggagtagcctagtggttagttcggCAGTCTTTGAttatggggaactgggttccattcccactgcagctccttgtgaccctgggcaagtcacttaacccttcattgccccaggtacctgcatataatatgtaaactgctttgattgtaaccacagaaaggcggtatatcaagtcccatcccctttcactAGAGCTCCTGTTACAAGGACATTCTATTTAGAAAATTCTGATCATTCTTTCCCCAGCCTGTGGACCACCCAAAGTGTATATTTAACTAATCTCCCTGTTCTTTACACTGCTATAATCTTTAACTGATCCTTGCACATTTCTACTTTTTCAAGGTTTTGACATGTACATCAATTCTAAGGCAGAATGAAAAGGAAAATGTCCTAAGCTATGAACATTTCAGTTCTGAAAATACTGAAGTTCTGATAGGAGATACGAAGCCAGGAGGCTTGAGAAGGagtaaaagggaatgaaagaaggaCAGAGATAAAGAGGGGTAGAAGGAAACAAAGAACCTCAGAAGAAAGTTTTTGCAGCAAAAATGTTTGAAGAAAATGCAAAAACAGCCTTACCATCCCTTGTTCCTCTTCAGCCTGTTTTGAGCTGTACTTCCACTTCAACATTATCactgctcagaagcaaatggaCTAAAATCCTGTTTTATCCACTTAGCAAATTTAATAGCATATGATAACACATTAGGACTGCAGAGATCTCTCACAGAAGTTGTTACGGTAATTGTGGACATCCACTAGAGAAAGAATATTCTTTAACCTTTTTTCCTCATAT
This genomic interval from Microcaecilia unicolor chromosome 1, aMicUni1.1, whole genome shotgun sequence contains the following:
- the LOC115461456 gene encoding mas-related G-protein coupled receptor member H-like, whose product is MLKWKYSSKQAEEEQGMDPLKELKLLWEERNRNASFPGDLIIWELSTVSLNVTEQEWDNETSTDILYLDLFSQQQVLLLLSLLISLLGLLGNGFVFWFLCFQIKQKKFMVYFLNLALADLIFLFSLFVLLLYILVVTPGIKLSLKALENHTWPFIIVLVFTYLNGLFLLTAISVERCLSVQFPIWYHCRRPKHQSAIVCFLLWGLSCLMTMLDYSFCHLEDTLKGSLECRAVNITLATLSFGVVLPVMVSSNLIFIIKIWRRPQQHSPQKIYVVIVATVLTFLVFVVPGQLWNLLVYLNIVTSDIQSVINFFSWNTLCCTINSTANPFIYFLAGRKRKPVTKGFITEAFQRVFREETETPKRDVTLASNIEESIV